A genomic segment from Coffea eugenioides isolate CCC68of unplaced genomic scaffold, Ceug_1.0 ScVebR1_3256;HRSCAF=4439, whole genome shotgun sequence encodes:
- the LOC113757709 gene encoding uncharacterized protein LOC113757709 yields MFDPKVTGIIERTENLTLDLSGSSCLRNIVPHLGGNGFIYLKRLDLNKGQYECLIDSTTNPIARHAFENLVSMKLRDLKLNKIWYGFLPPWCFSQLQEVELNYVSALEFLWKGPIEPPSFCNLRSIEVRNCAQITSLFSQSTLKCLVKLQKLVAYDCKNLESIVLREENLKEEVLELLQLKVLRLMWTNLMGFGSKDSKAGVFFDQVSLPCLEILEINSPGDGPELLIGGKMASRSLGNLKSMHLYHGDFIRCIAKADTVSLLQNLQTLERWWGNMEFLIDFEDLKVPNMPKMGLEILPKLESLDLFACTRLTHIWRNFPEGVRVFQNLRSLCVYNCPLNCLFYPPSVATMLISLEKLKVRRCSKMCGVIGEEDEEVSQEDNAQQHDAGKHGEIALERISKEFVFPKLNSLWLEDLKNLRNFGGSHREDYEFKFPLLTKLFIMSCPKLKKLCFGNLDAPLLKKIQTTSRDIENFEAPVDLKDREICPDYGVV; encoded by the exons ATGTTTGATCCTAAAGTTACTGGCATTATCGAGAGAACTGAGAATCTCACTTTGGATCTTTCTGGATCATCATGCTTGAGGAATATTGTGCCTCACTTGGGTGGAAATGGATTTATCTACTTGAAAAGGCTTGATCTGAACAAAGGACAATATGAATGTCTCATTGATTCTACCACCAATCCTATTGCTCGACATgcttttgaaaatttggtgtccATGAAGTTAAGAGATCTGAAGTTGAACAAAATATGGTACGGATTTCTTCCACCTTGGTGCTTCAGTCAACTCCAAGAGGTGGAACTTAATTATGTAAGTGCTTTGGAGTTTTTGTGGAAGGGGCCAATCGAACCTCCATCATTTTGCAACCTCAGATCTATTGAGGTAAGAAACTGTGCTCAAATTACAAGTCTCTTCTCACAATCAACATTGAAATGTTTGGTGAAACTCCAGAAGTTAGTAGCTTATGACTGTAAAAATTTGGAGAGCATTGTTTTGAGAGAGGAAAATTTGAAAGAGGAAGTACTTGAACTACTCCAACTCAAAGTCTTGAGACTTATGTGGACAAACTTGATGGGTTTCGGCTCCAAAGATAGTAAGGCCGGGGTTTTTTTTGACCAG GTTTCACTCCCTTGCTTGGAAATACTAGAGATAAATAGTCCTGGTGATGGCCCCGAACTACTAATAGGAGGTAAAATGGCTAGCAGATCTCTTGGCAACTTAAAATCTATGCATCTCTACCATGGTGACTTTATCCGATGCATTGCCAAAGCTGATACTGTTTCACTATTACAAAACTTGCAAACACTTGAGCGGTGGTGGGGTAATATGGAATTCCTTATTGACTTTGAGGATCTAAAAGTTCCTAATATGCCAAAAATGGGACTTGAAATTCTTCCCAAACTAGAGTCACTGGACTTATTTGCCTGTACAAGGTTAACCCATATTTGGAGGAATTTTCCTGAAGGGGTTCGAGTATTCCAAAACTTGAGAAGTCTATGTGTGTACAACTGCCCTTTAAACTGTTTGTTTTATCCTCCAAGTGTGGCTACGATGCTCATAAGTCTTGAGAAACTGAAAGTTCGTAGGTGCTCGAAAATGTGTGGAGTTATAGGTGAGGAAGATGAAGAGGTCAGCCAAGAAGATAATGCTCAGCAACATGATGCTGGAAAACATGGAGAAATTGCACTGGAAAGAATCAGCAAGGAATTTGTGTTTCCTAAATTAAACTCTTTGTGGTTGGAAGACCTTAAGAATCTTCGAAACTTTGGTGGTAGTCATCGGGAGGATTATGAGTTTAAATTTCCCCTGCTCACTAAATTGTTCATAATGAGTTGCCCAAAGTTGAAGAAATTGTGTTTCGGAAATTTGGATGCACCATTGCTTAAAAAAATCCAAACAACGTCGAGAGATATAGAGAATTTTGAAGCTCCTGTGGATTTAAAG GATAGAGAGATTTGTCCTGATTATGGAGTTGTTTGA
- the LOC113757711 gene encoding disease resistance protein At4g27190-like produces the protein MFPRSFSIFFAVIARGLRTNCKTLKSWELALGQLQKYTFRELEGEKDLVYSIVEWSYDNLESVEAKSLLLLCSLFPEDYSIPVECLVRYGKGLELFNERDTLGDVRCRVDVLVNDLRSYHLLLDDSEREDHVKLHDVMRETCLKIASKGEHVFLVGNATEEERHQLPDSFGPYTAISLTLEGSIRLFPFGEECPRLKLLRLVFQSGKVNLSKDAFEGMEDLRVMELNNSHTEFSLSWPGQMLTSLRTLCLDYCVLDTGTSSMLGYMMQLEMLSFFKSRLQGDQFPVEIARLSNLKSLDLRVERSQQPLPHGILSSLKKLEELYMGSPHHLRLGRDKEEERGCLEEIASLSCLECLQIHVYDLNLLFQLLHQLPIQRLLRFHIVGADHKINRKDLTREYQFRNSFELIYYRYNKRRFVFKQALDPIVSSIVKRAENLTFEGVPCLRNLVSDLDEDGFVNLRRLKLDHEVHQCLIESTTNLVARQVLENLVFMELGHVNLEEICRGNLPPRCFSQLREMKLKYTNIKHLWKGPIEPPSLCSLRIVELRYCHRFVTLFSQSTLKCLVKLQKLVVHQCTNLESIVMREESVNEEVLELPLLETLVMQESGCLCFDSKRETARAFLNQVSLSLCFFVSLSDILPLCQRSI, from the coding sequence ATGTTCCCAAGgtccttttccattttttttgcgGTTATTGCCAGGGGATTAAGGACTAACTGTAAAACACTAAAATCCTGGGAACTGGCCCTTGGACAGCTGCAAAAATACACATTCAGAGAATTAGAAGGAGAAAAAGATTTGGTGTATTCAATAGTTGAGTGGAGCTACGACAATTTGGAAAGTGTCGAGGCTAAGTCACTGCTTTTGCTTTGCAGTTTGTTTCCAGAAGATTATAGCATTCCAGTTGAATGTTTGGTCAGGTACGGCAAAGGGCTAGAATTGTTCAACGAGAGAGACACGTTAGGTGATGTAAGATGCAGAGTAGACGTGCTTGTTAATGACCTCAGGAGTTACCATTTGTTGCTGGATGATAGTGAAAGAGAAGACCATGTAAAATTGCATGATGTCATGCGAGAAACTTGCTTGAAAATTGCATCAAAAGGCGAGCATGTATTTTTGGTAGGGAATGCTACAGAGGAAGAAAGGCACCAACTACCGGATTCATTTGGTCCTTATACGGCTATTTCACTAACATTAGAAGGTTCCATTAGACTATTTCCATTTGGCGAGGAATGTCCAAGGCTTAAGCTATTGCGTTTGGTATTCCAATCAGGCAAAGTGAACCTATCAAAAGATGCTTTCGAAGGAATGGAAGATCTCAGGGTCATGGAGTTAAACAATTCACACACAGAATTTTCGCTATCATGGCCAGGCCAAATGTTAACGAGCCTTCGGACATTGTGCCTGGATTATTGTGTATTGGACACTGGAACGTCATCAATGCTTGGATATATGATGCAATTGGAAATGTTGAGCTTCTTTAAATCCAGACTTCAAGGTGATCAGTTTCCAGTAGAGATTGCTCGGTTGAGTAATTTAAAGTCGTTGGATTTGAGGGTCGAGCGAAGTCAGCAGCCGTTGCCTCATGGTATCCTGTCAAGCTTGAAGAAACTAGAAGAATTGTACATGGGATCTCCTCACCATTTGCGGCTGGGGAgagacaaagaagaagaaagaggatGCCTTGAAGAGATCGCATCACTCTCTTGCCTTGAGTGTCTCCAAATTCATGTCTATGACCTTAACCTCCTATTTCAGTTATTGCACCAACTTCCTATTCAGAGGTTGTTAAGATTTCACATTGTAGGAGCTGATCATAAAATTAACCGGAAAGATCTTACTAGAGAGTATCAATTTCGGAACAGTTTCGAACTTATCTACTATCGGTATAATAAGAGGAGGTTTGTATTTAAACAAGCATTGGATCCTATAGTTAGCAGCATTGTTAAGAGAGCAGAGAATCTCACTTTTGAGGGCGTGCCCTGCTTGAGGAATCTGGTGAGCGACTTGGATGAAGATGGATTTGTCAACCTGAGAAGGCTTAAATTAGACCATGAGGTACACCAATGCCTTATTGAATCCACCACCAATTTAGTTGCTCGACAGGTTTTAGAAAATTTGGTGTTCATGGAATTAGGTCAtgtgaatttggaagaaatatGTCGTGGGAATCTTCCACCTCGGTGCTTCAGTCAACTTCGGGAGATGAAACTTAAGTACACAAATATTAAGCATTTGTGGAAGGGGCCGATTGAACCTCCGTCACTTTGCAGCCTCAGAATTGTTGAGCTAAGATACTGCCATCGATTTGTAACTCTCTTCTCACAATCAACGCTGAAATGTCTAGTGAAACTCCAAAAGCTAGTAGTTCATCAGTGTACAAACTTGGAAAGCATTGTCATGAGGGAAGAAAGTGTGAACGAGGAAGTGCTTGAGCTACCCCTACTCGAAACTTTAGTGATGCAAGAATCAGGCTGCTTGTGTTTTGACTCCAAACGTGAAACAGCCAGAGCTTTTCTCAACcaggtctctctctctctgtgtttCTTTGTCTCTCTTTCTGATATACTTCCTTTGTGTCAAAGAAGTATTTGA